From Lolium perenne isolate Kyuss_39 chromosome 5, Kyuss_2.0, whole genome shotgun sequence, a single genomic window includes:
- the LOC127302832 gene encoding probable flavin-containing monooxygenase 1 translates to MDHRAKRVAVVGAGTSGLAACKHLLARGFQPVVFEAGESVGGLWTRTLASTRLQSPAVAYRYSDFPWPDSADVFPRHDQVVDYLAAYARRFGVDECVRFRSTVVSAEYVGAQPEDAADGWERWAGNGEAFGDGTGVWRLTVRQHGASEKEPETETHEFDFLILCIGRVSGVPNIPSSFPANGGPEAFRGRVLHSMELSNMDDADAAALVKGKRVAVVGAGKTAYEIATECAEANGAGLPCTMVCRNPQMLLNRPDVWGKVSIVYLYMNRFAELMVPKPGAGAASRLLTALLAPLAWAISAATGAWYRREIPMRKYGMEPGQGFARCVSSCLISMLPDGFYDRVKEGSIVLARSKAFSFCADGLVLDGGGEKQRVVPADVVILATGFRGDQKLRDMFVSPRVKDIIAGTPLYRECVHPRVAQMAVLGYAEGLNNIYAAEMAAKWVARLLDGAFRLPSVRRMEESCTEWGKYYARRSGGGGDGQTAWRPCIGAVNLWYNDELCRDMGCEHRRKKGFLAEWFQPYGAVDYADIK, encoded by the coding sequence ATGGATCACAGGGCGAAGCGGGTGGCGGTCGTGGGCGCCGGCACGAGCGGCCTGGCGGCGTGCAAGCACCTCCTGGCGCGCGGCTTCCAGCCGGTGGTGTTCGAGGCCGGGGAGTCCGTGGGCGGGCTGTGGACGCGCACGCTCGCCTCCACCAGGCTCCAGTCCCCCGCCGTCGCGTACCGCTACTCCGACTTCCCGTGGCCGGACTCCGCCGACGTGTTCCCGCGCCACGACCAGGTTGTTGACTACCTCGCCGCCTACGCGCGCCGCTTCGGCGTCGACGAGTGCGTCAGGTTCAGGAGCACCGTCGTCTCCGCGGAGTACGTCGGCGCCCAGCCGGAGGACGCGGCGGACGGGTGGGAGCGGTGGGCCGGCAACGGCGAGGCGTTCGGCGATGGCACGGGCGTCTGGCGCCTCACAGTGCGCCAACACGGCGCCAGCGAGAAGGAGCCGGAGACGGAGACGCACGAGTTCGACTTTCTGATCCTCTGCATCGGCAGGGTTAGCGGCGTGCCCAACATCCCGTCGTCGTTCCCGGCCAACGGCGGCCCAGAGGCGTTTCGGGGGCGGGTGCTCCACTCCATGGAGCTCTCCAACATGGACGACGCGGACGCCGCTGCGCTGGTGAAGGGCAAGCGCGTGGCCGTCGTGGGCGCCGGCAAGACGGCCTACGAAATCGCCACGGAGTGCGCAGAGGCCAACGGCGCCGGGCTGCCGTGCACTATGGTGTGCCGGAACCCGCAGATGCTGCTGAACCGCCCGGACGTGTGGGGCAAGGTCAGCATCGTGTACCTCTACATGAACCGCTTCGCCGAGCTCATGGTCCCCAAGCCTGGCGCCGGCGCCGCCTCCCGCCTCCTCACCGCGCTGCTCGCGCCGCTGGCCTGGGCGATATCGGCGGCGACGGGGGCGTGGTACCGGAGGGAGATCCCCATGCGGAAGTATGGGATGGAACCCGGGCAAGGGTTCGCGAGGTGCGTGTCGTCGTGCCTCATCTCCATGCTGCCGGACGGGTTCTACGACAGGGTGAAGGAAGGCAGCATCGTCCTCGCCAGGTCCAAAGCATTCAGCTTCTGCGCCGACGGCCTAGTGCTTGACGGCGGTGGCGAGAAGCAGCGCGTCGTGCCGGCCGACGTGGTGATCCTGGCCACCGGCTTCCGCGGAGACCAGAAGCTGAGGGACATGTTCGTGTCGCCGCGGGTGAAAGACATCATCGCCGGTACGCCGCTGTACAGGGAGTGCGTGCACCCGCGGGTCGCGCAGATGGCGGTGCTGGGCTACGCGGAGGGGCTCAACAACATATACGCGGCCGAGATGGCGGCCAAGTGGGTGGCGCGGCTGCTGGACGGTGCGTTCCGGCTGCCGAGCGTGCGGCGGATGGAGGAGAGCTGCACGGAGTGGGGGAAATACTACGCGCGGAGGAGCGGGGGCGGCGGGGACGGGCAGACCGCGTGGAGGCCGTGCATCGGCGCCGTGAACCTATGGTACAACGACGAGCTTTGCCGTGATATGGGGTGCGAGCACAGGAGGAAGAAGGGGTTCCTCGCCGAGTGGTTCCAGCCCTACGGGGCCGTCGACTACGCCGACATTAAGTGA